A window from Peromyscus eremicus chromosome 1, PerEre_H2_v1, whole genome shotgun sequence encodes these proteins:
- the LOC131902692 gene encoding vomeronasal type-1 receptor 4-like produces the protein MDSRNLAIAIVLSLQSALGILGNISFLIYYLFVYYNEHTLKTVDLILIHVFTANSLIILSKGVPQIMRAFGQKWFFNDVGCKLILYALRLGRSMSISTTCLLSIFQAITISPSDAYCKDLKIKIPKYVSLSIFLFWILCMVVNMIFPMYMSAKTSSKNKTQKTDSEFCFSIGHDKIVDSLYTAFWVFPEVVFSMLIVCSSISMIVVLYGHKKRVQHILSTRISSKISPESRATQTILVLVCTFLAFNTLSSILQGYIVLSHNASWWLMNITAIISMSFPTLSPFVISHSSIISRFLFFWIRNI, from the coding sequence ATGGACTCCAGGAACTTGGCAATAGCAATAGTCCTCTCACTACAGAGTGCACTTGGAATACTGGGAAACATATCTTTTCTTATCTACTATCTATTCGTTTACTACAATGAACACACCTTAAAGACTGTAGACTTAATTCTTATACATGtcttcacagcaaactccttgatcATTCTCTCTAAAGGAGTGCCCCAGATAATGAGAGCTTTTGGGCAGAAATGGTTCTTCAATGATGTTGGATGCAAACTTATTTTATATGCTCTTAGACTTGGCAGGAGCATGTCCATCAGTACCACCTGCCTCTTGAGTATCTTCCAGGCCATCACTATCAGCCCTAGTGATGCCTATTGTAAAGATCTTAAAATCAAAATACCAAAATATGTTTCCCTATCCATTTTCCTCTTCTGGATCCTGTGTATGGTAGTAAATATGATTTTCCCCATGTATATGTCTGCCAAAACAAGCAGCAAAAATAAGACACAAAAGACAGATTCTGAATTCTGCTTCTCTATAGGTCATGACAAAATAGTAGATTCATTGTACACAGCATTTTGGGTATTCCCTGAAGTTGTATTTTCTATGCTCATTGTATGTTCCAGCATCTCCATGATTGTCGTACTTTATGGACACAAGAAAAGGGTTCAACACATCCTCAGCACTCGTATATCCTCCAAAATCTCCCCTGAATCTAGAGCTACACAGACCATCCTTGTCTTGGTTTGCACCTTTCTAGCTTTTAATACCCTCTCCTCCATTTTACAAGGGTACATTGTTCTTTCTCATAATGCCAGTTGGTGGCTAATGAATATCACAGCTATCATTTCTATGTCTTTTCCTACTTTAAGCCCCTTTGTGATAAGTCATAGTTCCATTATTtccagatttttgtttttctggataaggaatata